In Juglans microcarpa x Juglans regia isolate MS1-56 chromosome 7D, Jm3101_v1.0, whole genome shotgun sequence, the following are encoded in one genomic region:
- the LOC121239135 gene encoding LOW QUALITY PROTEIN: protein TOC75-3, chloroplastic-like (The sequence of the model RefSeq protein was modified relative to this genomic sequence to represent the inferred CDS: substituted 1 base at 1 genomic stop codon), producing the protein MPQSKPMEMDADMTDKEKMEYYRCLEKDYKRRIERAKPCLLPMPVHIEIMQMLRDQGKVSARLLQRIRDLVQKWYFDKGYACAQVVNFGNLNTKQVVCEVVEGDITQTNIQFLDKLGNVIEGNTQVAVVRREMPKQLRSGEVFNIEAGKQALRNINALGLFSNIEVNPRPDEKKEGGIIVELKLEELEHKTAEVPTEWSIVPGRGGRPTLASLQPGGTITFENQNINGLNRSINGSVTTSNFLNPQDDLAFKLEYVHPYLDGMYSLRNQTLRVSCFNSRKLSPVFTRGPGADEVPPIWVDRTGVKANITENFTRRSKFTYGLVMEEITTRNESSNICPNGQRVLPNGGISADGPPTTLSGTGIDQMAFLQANITLDNTKFLNEAIVGSRNVFQVDQGLGIGSKFPFFNRHQLTLTRFFQLKEVEEGAGEPPPPVLVLHGHYGGXVGDLPSYDAFTLEGPYSVRGYNMGEICAARNILELAAEIRIPVKGTRLCICRTWNDLGTSKDVKWNPTEVYRRLGHGSSYGFGAKLGLVRAEFAIDHNSGTGAFFFLFGERF; encoded by the exons ATGCCGCAGTCGAAGCCGATGGAAATGGACGCTGATATGACCGATAAGGAGAAGATGGAGTACTACCGGTGCCTGGAGAAGGACTACAAGAGGAGGATCGAGAGGGCAAAGCCATGCCTATTGCCTATGCCAGTGCACATAGAGATTATGCAAATGCTGAGGGACCAGGGGAAGGTGAGCGCGAGGCTGTTGCAGAGGATTCGGGACCTGGTCCAGAAGTGGTACTTCGACAAAGGGTATGCGTGCGCGCAGGTGGTGAATTTCGGGAATTTGAATACGAAGCAGGTGGTTTGTGAGGTGGTGGAAGGGGATATTACCCAGACGAATATCCAGTTCCTAGATAAGCTCGGCAATGTCATTGAGGGGAACACGCAAGTTGCCGTGGTGAGAAGGGAAATGCCCAAACAG CTTCGATCAGGCGAAGTTTTTAACATAGAGGCAGGGAAGCAAGCTCTGAGGAACATAAACGCTCTAGGTTTGTTTTCCAACATTGAGGTGAACCCCCGGCCTGATGAGAAGAAGGAAGGAGGGATCATTGTTGAACTAAAGCTTGAGGAGCTAGAACATAAGACCGCTGAAGTTCCTACTGAATGGAGTATTGTTCCTGGACGTGGAGGACGTCCCACTCTG GCATCATTGCAGCCTGGTGGGactattacttttgaaaaccAGAATATCAACGGGTTAAATAGATCCATTAATGGTTCGGTGACTACCAGCAATTTCTTGAATCCTCAA GATGATCTTGCCTTCAAACTTGAGTATGTGCATCCTTATTTGGATGGCATGTATAGTCTACGCAACCAAACTCTGAGAGTAAGCTGCTTCAATAGCAGGAAACTGAGTCCGGTCTTCACCCGTGGGCCAGGGGCGGATGAAGTCCCCCCTATATGGGTTGATCGAACTGGTGTCAAGGCTAATATTACAGAG AATTTTACCCGTCGGAGCAAATTCACTTATGGTCTTGTAATGGAAGAGATAACAACACGTAATGAAAGCAGCAATATCTGTCCAAATGGTCAAAGAGTGTTGCCAAATGGAGGAATTAGTGCAGATGGACCTCCAACAACCCTCAGCGGTACTGGCATTGACCAAATGGCATTTTTACAGGCGAATATTACGCTTGATAACACCAAGTTCTTAAATGAAGCTATAGTTGGTTCAAGGAATGTATTTCAG GTAGACCAAGGCCTAGGCATCGGCAGCAAGTTTCCATTTTTCAACCGCCACCAGCTAACATTGACACGGTTTTTCCAGCTGAAGGAAGTGGAGGAAGGTGCTGGTGAACCACCACCACCTGTCCTTGTTCTTCATGGTCACTATGGTGGCTGAGTGGGGGACCTTCCAAGTTACGATGCTTTTACCCTTGAAGGTCCCTATTCTGTGAGGGGTTACAACATGGGTGAGATTTGTGCGGCCAGAAACATTCTTGAG CTGGCAGCTGAGATACGGATTCCTGTAAAAGGTACACGTCTATGCATTTGCAGAACATGGAATGATCTAGGAACTTCAAAGGATGTCAAGTGGAACCCGACCGAGGTCTACAGGCGACTGGGTCATGGGTCTTCCTATGGTTTTGGCGCCAAGCTAGGTCTAGTACGAGCTGAGTTTGCCATTGATCATAACTCCGGCACTGGCGCATTCTTCTTCCTATTTGGAGAGCGGTTCTGA
- the LOC121239136 gene encoding chaperone protein DnaJ-like isoform X2: MHGLALPLTPPHNLCFSHLCSRSLAHPWLLSLQNQPKPSIRIPRFWNYKQKTRTTRITPLRASLRESPYEVLGLSPSATLDEIKRAYRKLALKNHPDVNKEANAQEKFMRIKHAYNTLLNSQSRRKYDTRNDGSDYSYSRAQTSQSRKTHDEEEFYGFEDFFRDLQEEFQNWEASAASQGKPKSLWEELAEIGEEFVEFLEKELNITDQEAEVYDGTQTGSSFRTSGTQRTGSGGDDKASEGSNIEKNIDDIEATLAQLKKELGL; this comes from the exons ATGCATGGATTGGCTCTGCCTCTAACGCCACCACACAACCTCTGTTTCTCTCACCTCTGCTCCAGATCTCTGGCTCACCCTTGGCTTCTCTCTTTGCAAAACCAACCTAAACCTTCGATACGGATACCTAGATTCTGGAATTACAAGCAGAAAACGAGGACTACAAGGATTACCCCTTTGAGAGCGAGTCTCAGAGAGTCTCcttatgaggttttgggattGTCTCCCTCCGCAACTCTTGATGAAATCAAAAGGGCTTATCGTAAACTTGCTCTGAAGAATCACCCTGATGTCAATAAGGAG GCAAATGCGCAGGAGAAATTTATGAGGATTAAACATGCATACAATACATTACTGAATTCTCAATCTCGGAGGAAATATGACACTAGAAATGACGGATCTGATTATTCCTATTCTCGCGCTCAAACAAGCCAAAGTAGGAAAACACACGATGAAGAAGAGTTCTATGGTTTTG AGGACTTCTTTAGAGATCTTCAAGAAGAATTCCAGAATTGGGAAGCAAGCGCTGCTTCGCAAGGAAAGCCGAAGAGCCTATGGGAAGAATTGGCG GAAATTGGAGAAGAATTTGTGGAATTTCTTGAGAAAGAACTCAACATAACTGATCAAGAGGCTGAAGTATATGATGGAACTCAGACAGGCAGTTCTTTTAGAACATCTGGGACACAGAGAACAGGAAGTGGCGGTGACGATAAAGCAAGCGAAGGGAGCAACATTGAGAAGAATATTGATGATATAGAAGCTACTCTTGCTCAGTTGAAAAAGGAATTGGGTTTATAG
- the LOC121239136 gene encoding chaperone protein DnaJ-like isoform X1: MHGLALPLTPPHNLCFSHLCSRSLAHPWLLSLQNQPKPSIRIPRFWNYKQKTRTTRITPLRASLRESPYEVLGLSPSATLDEIKRAYRKLALKNHPDVNKEANAQEKFMRIKHAYNTLLNSQSRRKYDTRNDGSDYSYSRAQTSQSRKTHDEEEFYGFGNFLRDVQITLEDFFRDLQEEFQNWEASAASQGKPKSLWEELAEIGEEFVEFLEKELNITDQEAEVYDGTQTGSSFRTSGTQRTGSGGDDKASEGSNIEKNIDDIEATLAQLKKELGL, translated from the exons ATGCATGGATTGGCTCTGCCTCTAACGCCACCACACAACCTCTGTTTCTCTCACCTCTGCTCCAGATCTCTGGCTCACCCTTGGCTTCTCTCTTTGCAAAACCAACCTAAACCTTCGATACGGATACCTAGATTCTGGAATTACAAGCAGAAAACGAGGACTACAAGGATTACCCCTTTGAGAGCGAGTCTCAGAGAGTCTCcttatgaggttttgggattGTCTCCCTCCGCAACTCTTGATGAAATCAAAAGGGCTTATCGTAAACTTGCTCTGAAGAATCACCCTGATGTCAATAAGGAG GCAAATGCGCAGGAGAAATTTATGAGGATTAAACATGCATACAATACATTACTGAATTCTCAATCTCGGAGGAAATATGACACTAGAAATGACGGATCTGATTATTCCTATTCTCGCGCTCAAACAAGCCAAAGTAGGAAAACACACGATGAAGAAGAGTTCTATGGTTTTG GTAATTTTTTGAGGGATGTTCAAATAACACTAG AGGACTTCTTTAGAGATCTTCAAGAAGAATTCCAGAATTGGGAAGCAAGCGCTGCTTCGCAAGGAAAGCCGAAGAGCCTATGGGAAGAATTGGCG GAAATTGGAGAAGAATTTGTGGAATTTCTTGAGAAAGAACTCAACATAACTGATCAAGAGGCTGAAGTATATGATGGAACTCAGACAGGCAGTTCTTTTAGAACATCTGGGACACAGAGAACAGGAAGTGGCGGTGACGATAAAGCAAGCGAAGGGAGCAACATTGAGAAGAATATTGATGATATAGAAGCTACTCTTGCTCAGTTGAAAAAGGAATTGGGTTTATAG
- the LOC121239137 gene encoding pentatricopeptide repeat-containing protein At5g59600, with translation MPTLYGHDRALYSGKKLHAHLITTGLARLTHFASKLIAIYAECGEPSNARKLFDKIPTTNVRRWIVLIGAFARSGFYQEALGLFREMQEHGLRPNKYVIPSILKACGRVSDRETGEKIHAVVLKCSFESDDFVSSALIDMYAKCGRLKMAQRVYDGMVEKNLVALNAMVSGYAQHGFAKEALILVENMQALGVKLNVVTWNTLIAGFSQQGDEVMVSELFSLMHRNGVEPDVVSWTSVISGLVQNFRNEEAFATFRKLLDHGFCPTSATVTSLLPACATTANVRRGKEIHGYALVIGVGDDIFVRSALVDMYAKCGFIAEARNLFYRMSKINTVTLNSMVFGYANHGYCNEAIELFKQMEKEEGKKLDHLSFTAVLTACSHAGLVELGQSLFQLMQEKYWILPRLEHYACMVDLLGRAGKLAEAYDMIKGMPVEPDLFVWGALLGACRNHGNVDLAKVAAKHLSELEPDNAGNKLLLSNLYADTGSWGNVARLKNIIKKRKGKDFSGCSWVEGV, from the coding sequence ATGCCTACGTTGTACGGTCACGATCGAGCGTTGTACTCAGGAAAAAAACTCCATGCCCACCTGATCACCACCGGCTTGGCTCGTCTGACTCATTTTGCTAGCAAGCTCATTGCTATTTATGCAGAGTGTGGAGAGCCATCTAATGCTCGCAAGCTGTTCGATAAAATTCCCACTACAAATGTAAGACGTTGGATTGTCCTTATTGGTGCATTCGCTCGATCCGGTTTTTATCAAGAGGCTCTGGGTCTGTTCCGTGAAATGCAGGAGCATGGCCTGAGGCCTAACAAGTATGTCATTCCCAGCATTCTCAAAGCCTGTGGGCGTGTCTCGGATAGAGAAACCGGGGAGAAGATACATGCTGTAGTTTTGAAATGTTCGTTTGAGTCTGATGATTTTGTTTCAAGTGCATTGATTGATATGTACGCAAAATGTGGTCGACTTAAAATGGCGCAGCGAGTATATGATGGAATGGTTGAGAAGAATCTGGTGGCACTGAACGCGATGGTTTCTGGTTATGCTCAACATGGGTTTGCTAAAGAAGCACTCATCTTGGTAGAAAATATGCAGGCATTAGGAGTAAAGCTTAATGTAGTGACTTGGAATACCTTAATTGCGGGGTTTTCACAACAGGGTGATGAGGTGATGGTTTCTGAACTTTTTAGTTTGATGCACAGAAACGGAGTTGAGCCTGATGTGGTATCTTGGACATCGGTTATATCAGGGCTTGTGCAGAATTTTCGTAACGAGGAGGCGTTTGCTACCTTTAGAAAGCTGTTGGATCATGGGTTCTGTCCAACTTCGGCTACAGTAACTAGTCTCTTGCCTGCATGTGCAACCACGGCCAATGTGAGGCGTGGGAAGGAGATTCATGGGTATGCATTGGTGATTGGAGTCGGAGATGATATATTTGTAAGGAGTGCCCTTGTAGACATGTATGCAAAATGTGGTTTTATAGCTGAGGCAAGGAATTTGTTCTATCGGATGTCTAAGATCAACACAGTTACTTTGAATTCAATGGTATTTGGATATGCTAATCATGGTTACTGCAACGAAGCAATCGAGCTTTTCAAACAgatggagaaggaagagggaaaGAAACTGGATCACCTAAGTTTCACAGCAGTTCTCACCGCTTGCAGCCATGCTGGCCTAGTGGAACTCGGACAAAGTCTGTTCCAACTGATGCAAGAAAAATATTGGATTCTTCCAAGATTAGAgcattatgcatgcatggtggaTCTGCTTGGTCGAGCAGGAAAACTTGCTGAAGCTTATGATATGATTAAGGGAATGCCTGTCGAGCCTGATTTATTCGTATGGGGTGCATTGTTAGGGGCATGTAGGAATCATGGGAATGTTGATCTCGCTAAAGTTGCAGCTAAGCATTTATCAGAGCTTGAGCCTGACAATGCAGGAAACAAGCTGCTGTTGTCGAATTTGTATGCCGACACTGGCAGTTGGGGAAATGTTGCAAGACTGaagaatataataaagaaaaggaaaggaaaagatttTTCAGGGTGCAGTTGGGTGGAGGGAGTGTGA
- the LOC121239138 gene encoding transcription factor PCL1-like: MGKEVKMTDCHGAGGDDDRVAEWEAGLPCADDLTPLSQALIPPELASAFSISPGPYRTVVDVNRASQTTLSTLRGQHSAKGFPTGPTGDNFNEGRGSDPMAVEEADEIADRDGSGSGSGSGSGLRKSRRIDCAELEADSVLRTENASDDPSSAGRTSKRARLVWTPQLHKRFVDVVAHLGIKSAVPKTIMQLMNVEGLTRENVASHLQKYRLYLKRMQGLSSEGLSSSSDHQLFASTPVPPQSLNEAAVGSSHVHGNGHVPMPIPMSYPPPQMMPMPVLGVGHMGMPVGNHGFEWHNPYNMLQQRDWSGNNNHNYGSMVSYPHVAPNDK, from the coding sequence ATGGGTAAGGAGGTCAAGATGACCGACTGCCATGGAGCCGGTGGAGATGACGACCGAGTGGCCGAGTGGGAAGCGGGTTTGCCCTGCGCCGACGATCTCACTCCTTTGTCTCAGGCTTTGATCCCTCCGGAGCTTGCCTCGGCGTTTAGTATCTCGCCCGGACCCTACCGTACCGTCGTCGACGTCAACCGGGCCTCGCAGACTACACTCTCTACTCTTCGCGGGCAGCACTCCGCCAAGGGGTTTCCGACCGGTCCGACCGGCGATAACTTCAACGAGGGACGAGGCAGTGACCCTATGGCCGTTGAGGAAGCGGATGAGATTGCGGATCGGGATGGGTCCGGATCCGGATCCGGTTCCGGTTCGGGACTGCGGAAATCTCGGAGGATCGATTGTGCGGAACTGGAAGCCGATTCGGTTCTACGTACCGAGAACGCAAGCGACGACCCCTCCTCCGCCGGCCGGACCTCGAAACGGGCCCGTTTGGTGTGGACCCCGCAGCTTCACAAGCGGTTCGTGGATGTGGTGGCCCATCTCGGGATCAAGAGCGCGGTTCCGAAGACGATCATGCAGCTTATGAACGTGGAGGGTTTGACCCGCGAGAACGTCGCGAGCCATTTGCAGAAGTACCGCCTTTACCTTAAGAGAATGCAGGGATTGTCGAGCGAGGGCCTCTCCTCCTCGTCGGACCACCAGCTCTTCGCGTCAACGCCGGTGCCGCCGCAAAGTCTGAACGAGGCCGCCGTCGGGAGCTCTCACGTGCACGGAAATGGCCACGTTCCTATGCCGATTCCGATGTCGTACCCGCCGCCACAGATGATGCCAATGCCCGTTCTCGGCGTAGGACACATGGGTATGCCTGTGGGGAATCATGGGTTCGAGTGGCACAATCCGTACAATATGTTGCAGCAGAGGGATTGGTCGGGAAACAATAATCACAACTACGGCTCGATGGTATCGTACCCTCATGTTGCGCCTAATGATAAATGA